A section of the Streptomyces sp. Je 1-369 genome encodes:
- a CDS encoding (Fe-S)-binding protein, with the protein MRVALFLTCVNDTLYPETGRAVVKLLTRLGVDVDFPMAQTCCGQAHYNTGYRHQAEPLARHFSDVFGSDAYDAVVTPSGSCGAMVRELYPRMGERARAEGRGDSLARSVAPVVPKTYELTEFLVDVLGVTDVGAYYPHTVTYHPTCHGLRALGLADRPSRLLRAVKGLELVELPGAEECCGFGGTFAVKNADVSAAMGTDKVRNAESTGAEVLSAADNSCLMHIGGTMSRLRTAMRPVHIAEILASTEEEALS; encoded by the coding sequence ATGCGCGTCGCTCTGTTCCTGACCTGCGTCAACGACACGTTGTATCCGGAGACGGGCCGGGCCGTGGTGAAACTGCTGACCAGGCTGGGAGTTGACGTCGACTTCCCGATGGCGCAGACCTGTTGCGGGCAGGCGCACTACAACACCGGGTACCGACATCAGGCGGAGCCGCTGGCCCGGCATTTCTCCGATGTCTTCGGGTCGGACGCGTACGACGCGGTCGTAACGCCGTCGGGGTCGTGCGGGGCGATGGTGCGGGAGCTGTACCCGCGCATGGGTGAGCGGGCCCGCGCGGAGGGACGGGGTGACAGTCTGGCGCGGTCCGTCGCACCGGTGGTCCCGAAGACGTATGAGCTCACGGAGTTCCTGGTGGACGTCCTCGGTGTCACCGATGTGGGCGCGTACTACCCGCACACGGTGACCTACCACCCGACCTGTCACGGGCTGCGCGCGCTGGGGCTCGCCGACCGGCCCAGCCGGCTTCTGCGGGCGGTGAAGGGGCTGGAGTTGGTCGAGCTGCCCGGTGCCGAGGAGTGCTGCGGTTTCGGCGGCACCTTCGCCGTGAAGAACGCCGACGTCTCGGCGGCGATGGGCACCGACAAGGTGCGGAACGCCGAGTCGACCGGGGCCGAGGTGCTGAGCGCGGCGGACAACTCCTGTCTGATGCACATCGGCGGCACGATGTCCCGGCTGCGCACGGCCATGCGACCCGTGCACATCGCGGAGATCCTGGCGAGCACGGAAGAGGAGGCCTTGTCATGA
- a CDS encoding ABC transporter permease has translation MTAPPDDCLARNEWICGEYLSTRRQILLDAVVQHLQLTSLSVLIALVVAVPLAVLARRWGWAAGPVLALTTVLYTIPSLAMFSLLLPVYGLSASLVVAGLVLYSLTLLVRNILAGLRAVPEDTRQAARGMGYGPIRLLLTVELPLALPAAMAGLRIATVSAVSLVTIGAIVGFGGLGNLIYTGMNTYFKAQVLTASVLCVVIAIAADLLLLGVQRVLTPWERATRAVRP, from the coding sequence GTGACAGCGCCTCCCGACGACTGCCTCGCGCGCAACGAGTGGATCTGCGGTGAGTATCTGAGCACCCGCCGCCAGATCCTGCTCGACGCGGTCGTCCAGCATCTGCAGCTGACGTCGCTCTCCGTCCTGATCGCGCTCGTCGTCGCCGTGCCGCTCGCCGTGCTCGCCCGCCGCTGGGGGTGGGCGGCCGGACCGGTCCTCGCGCTCACCACCGTCCTGTACACGATCCCCTCGCTCGCGATGTTCTCGCTGCTGCTGCCCGTGTACGGACTCTCCGCCTCACTCGTCGTCGCGGGCCTCGTCCTCTACTCGCTCACCCTGCTCGTGCGGAACATCCTCGCCGGGCTGCGCGCCGTACCGGAGGACACCCGGCAGGCCGCCCGCGGCATGGGCTATGGCCCGATCCGCCTCCTGCTCACCGTCGAACTGCCGCTCGCGCTGCCCGCCGCCATGGCCGGACTGCGCATCGCCACGGTCTCCGCCGTCTCCCTGGTCACCATCGGCGCGATCGTCGGCTTCGGCGGACTCGGCAACCTCATCTACACCGGCATGAACACCTACTTCAAAGCGCAGGTCCTCACCGCGTCCGTGCTCTGCGTCGTCATCGCCATCGCCGCCGACCTGCTGCTCCTCGGCGTACAACGCGTCCTCACCCCCTGGGAACGGGCGACGAGAGCGGTACGCCCATGA
- a CDS encoding ABC transporter ATP-binding protein, whose translation MIRFEQVTKRYPDGTTAVDDLSFEVAEGELVTLVGPSGCGKTTTMMMVNRLIEPTSGRIFVNGENIADVDPVRLRRRIGYVIQQVGLFPHRTILDNTATVPALVGWKKAKARARAAELLELVGLDPKTYGSRYPEQLSGGQRQRVGVARALAADPPVLLMDEPFGAVDPVVREQLQDEFLRMQAAVRKTVLLVTHDIEEAVRLGDRIAVYGQGRIEQFDTPGAVLGAPETPYVAEFVGADRGLKRLSVTEIQSDDLEAPPLARLDESAAQAAARLRAEEARWAVVLDTGGDLHGWVGLDELALAGTGGTVGDLAHRMKSWVPVGAPLKQAFGVMLQHDAGWVAVLDGARFLGVLTPAKLHEALRRSVDADAQGVARDQVEFDSVADA comes from the coding sequence ATGATCCGGTTCGAGCAGGTGACCAAGCGCTATCCGGACGGCACGACGGCCGTGGACGACCTCTCCTTCGAGGTCGCCGAGGGCGAACTGGTCACGCTCGTCGGCCCCTCGGGCTGCGGCAAGACCACCACGATGATGATGGTCAACCGGCTCATCGAGCCGACGTCGGGCCGCATCTTCGTGAACGGCGAGAACATCGCCGACGTCGACCCGGTGCGCCTGCGCCGCCGTATCGGCTACGTCATCCAGCAGGTCGGCCTCTTCCCGCACCGCACGATCCTCGACAACACGGCGACCGTGCCCGCCCTGGTCGGCTGGAAGAAGGCGAAGGCGCGGGCGCGCGCGGCGGAGCTGCTCGAGCTGGTGGGCCTGGACCCGAAGACGTACGGCTCCCGCTACCCCGAACAGCTCTCCGGCGGCCAGCGTCAGCGCGTCGGCGTGGCCAGGGCGCTCGCCGCCGACCCGCCCGTGCTGCTGATGGACGAGCCGTTCGGCGCCGTCGACCCGGTGGTGCGCGAGCAGTTGCAGGACGAGTTCCTGCGGATGCAGGCCGCGGTCCGCAAGACGGTGCTCCTGGTCACGCACGACATCGAGGAGGCGGTCCGGCTCGGCGACCGGATCGCGGTGTACGGACAGGGGCGCATCGAGCAGTTCGACACGCCGGGGGCGGTGCTCGGGGCGCCCGAGACGCCGTACGTCGCCGAGTTCGTGGGCGCCGACCGCGGGCTGAAGCGGCTCTCCGTCACCGAGATCCAGAGCGACGACCTGGAGGCGCCGCCGCTCGCCCGGCTCGACGAGTCCGCCGCGCAGGCCGCGGCCCGGCTGCGCGCGGAGGAGGCGCGGTGGGCCGTCGTGCTCGACACGGGCGGCGACCTGCACGGCTGGGTGGGCCTCGACGAGCTGGCGCTGGCGGGCACGGGGGGCACGGTAGGCGACCTGGCGCACCGCATGAAGTCCTGGGTGCCGGTCGGCGCCCCGCTCAAGCAGGCCTTCGGCGTGATGCTGCAACACGACGCGGGATGGGTCGCCGTCCTCGACGGAGCGCGTTTCCTCGGCGTGCTGACCCCGGCGAAGCTGCACGAGGCACTGCGGCGCTCGGTGGACGCGGACGCGCAGGGTGTGGCGCGGGACCAGGTGGAGTTCGACTCGGTCGCCGACGCGTGA
- a CDS encoding peptidoglycan D,D-transpeptidase FtsI family protein, whose product MNRTLRHIAVFCGVLVLALLVRATWVQFARGDSLAEHKKNRRVQIDTFSGPRGDIIVGGKAVTGSVATPGSDLKYKRTFKEGPMYAPVTGYFSQAQGATFLEGVENDVLSGKDRRLLGSPLDALTREKPRPGDVVTTIDPKAQKAAYKGLTDLDAKGAVVALDPRSGKILAMASTPSYDPSVFAGISGKEGEAFKELDRRKDKPLNNRATRETYPPGSTFKILTAAAALEHGTVTDVDAPSGAPAPYRLPLSSTEIGNVVPDAMCDKVSMKTAMQWSCNNVFLDAALKTGKDGMRETAEKFGFNKEQFTPVRSAASAYPKRLDKPQTALTGMGQGSVTSTPLQMAMTVAGLANDGKVMKPYMVDELRGPDLSLIEKADPEVLNRAVSVETAKKVQAMMEHTVTDGTADKVRMRGVTVGGKPGTAQHGADVRDERPYAWFVSYAKQSDGTSPVAVAVLVDPEDMDISRSEIAGGRLGAPIAKAVMEAVLGR is encoded by the coding sequence ATGAACAGGACATTGCGGCACATAGCCGTCTTCTGCGGGGTCCTCGTCCTGGCCCTGCTGGTACGGGCCACGTGGGTGCAGTTCGCCCGGGGCGACAGCCTCGCCGAGCACAAGAAGAACCGCCGGGTGCAGATCGACACGTTCAGCGGTCCGCGCGGGGACATCATCGTCGGCGGCAAGGCGGTCACCGGCTCGGTGGCGACGCCGGGTTCGGACCTCAAGTACAAGCGCACCTTCAAGGAAGGCCCGATGTACGCGCCGGTCACCGGCTACTTCTCGCAGGCCCAGGGCGCGACGTTCCTCGAAGGCGTCGAGAACGACGTACTGAGCGGCAAGGACCGCAGGCTCCTCGGCAGCCCCCTGGACGCCCTCACCAGGGAGAAGCCGCGGCCCGGCGACGTCGTCACCACCATCGACCCCAAGGCGCAGAAGGCCGCCTACAAGGGGCTGACGGATCTCGACGCGAAGGGCGCCGTGGTCGCCCTCGATCCCCGCTCCGGCAAGATCCTCGCGATGGCGAGCACGCCGTCGTACGACCCCTCCGTCTTCGCGGGCATCTCCGGCAAGGAGGGCGAGGCGTTCAAGGAGCTCGACCGGCGCAAGGACAAACCGCTCAACAACCGGGCGACGCGTGAGACGTACCCGCCCGGCTCGACCTTCAAGATCCTCACCGCGGCCGCCGCGCTCGAGCACGGCACGGTGACCGACGTCGACGCCCCGTCCGGCGCCCCCGCCCCGTACCGGCTGCCGCTCAGCAGCACGGAGATCGGCAACGTCGTACCCGACGCGATGTGCGACAAGGTGTCGATGAAGACCGCGATGCAGTGGTCGTGCAACAACGTCTTCCTGGACGCGGCGCTGAAGACCGGCAAGGACGGGATGCGGGAGACAGCGGAGAAGTTCGGGTTCAACAAGGAGCAGTTCACGCCCGTACGGTCGGCGGCGAGCGCCTATCCGAAGCGGCTGGACAAGCCGCAGACCGCGCTGACCGGCATGGGCCAGGGCAGCGTGACCAGCACGCCCCTGCAGATGGCCATGACCGTCGCGGGGCTCGCCAACGACGGCAAGGTGATGAAGCCGTACATGGTGGACGAGTTGCGCGGCCCCGACCTGTCGCTGATCGAGAAGGCCGATCCCGAGGTGCTGAACCGCGCCGTCTCCGTGGAGACCGCGAAGAAGGTGCAGGCCATGATGGAGCACACGGTGACCGACGGTACGGCGGACAAGGTGCGGATGCGGGGCGTCACCGTGGGCGGCAAGCCGGGCACCGCACAGCACGGCGCGGATGTGCGCGACGAGCGCCCGTACGCGTGGTTCGTCTCGTACGCCAAGCAGTCGGACGGCACTTCACCGGTGGCGGTCGCGGTGCTCGTCGACCCGGAGGACATGGACATCTCCCGCTCCGAGATCGCGGGCGGCCGGCTGGGGGCGCCGATCGCGAAGGCGGTGATGGAGGCGGTGCTGGGGCGCTAG
- a CDS encoding serine hydrolase has translation MSAVSTTQDLLHAAFAEAGVTGRLHAVDIDSGADVDFGADQPVVTASVHKLCLLVTLHQRAAAGELDLTEQVECPADLRTPGPTGLSAMLDPVRMSLRDIAFLMMTVSDNTAADLLLARVGLDAVNATTAALGLDRTHATHTFSELLATMKEDAGPAGAQALTDPHVIARLRALDPAGSNRSTPRDMTRLLAAVWRDEACAPEQGPALRRLLGLQVWPHRMASGFPFDDVHVAGKTGSLPTLRNEVGVVEYPDGGRYAVAVFTRAAGTAAILPAADAVIGTASRTAVDALRGRTGRAPGRGMS, from the coding sequence GTGAGCGCTGTCAGCACCACCCAGGACCTTCTGCACGCGGCCTTCGCCGAAGCCGGTGTCACGGGCCGCCTGCACGCCGTCGACATCGACTCCGGGGCGGACGTCGACTTCGGCGCCGACCAGCCGGTCGTCACCGCCAGCGTGCACAAGCTCTGCCTGCTCGTCACGCTCCACCAGCGGGCCGCGGCCGGGGAACTGGACCTCACCGAACAGGTCGAGTGCCCCGCGGACCTGCGCACGCCTGGGCCCACCGGCCTGTCCGCCATGCTCGACCCCGTCCGCATGTCCCTGCGCGACATCGCGTTTTTGATGATGACCGTCAGCGACAACACCGCCGCCGACCTCCTCCTCGCCCGCGTCGGCCTGGACGCTGTCAACGCGACCACCGCCGCGCTCGGCCTCGACCGTACGCACGCGACGCACACCTTCAGCGAACTCCTCGCCACGATGAAGGAGGACGCCGGGCCGGCCGGCGCGCAGGCGCTCACCGACCCCCACGTCATCGCGCGGCTGCGGGCGCTCGACCCTGCCGGCAGCAACCGCAGCACCCCGCGCGACATGACCCGCCTGCTCGCCGCCGTCTGGCGGGACGAGGCCTGCGCCCCCGAGCAGGGCCCCGCGCTCCGCCGTCTCCTCGGCCTCCAGGTCTGGCCGCACCGGATGGCGTCGGGCTTCCCCTTCGACGACGTCCACGTCGCGGGCAAGACCGGCAGCCTCCCCACGCTCCGCAACGAGGTGGGCGTCGTCGAATACCCCGACGGCGGCCGCTACGCCGTAGCCGTCTTCACCCGCGCCGCAGGCACGGCCGCGATCCTGCCCGCGGCCGACGCGGTCATCGGCACCGCGTCCCGCACAGCGGTCGACGCGCTGCGGGGGCGGACGGGGCGGGCGCCGGGGAGAGGGATGAGCTGA
- a CDS encoding LutC/YkgG family protein, translating into MSGRDRVLGRVRRALADVPADDLAYETAVDRGYAREHGGRTVEETVDLLAENLADYRAIVHRCTEDEVSDLLMRLYAERGSETVLVPPELPPHWLAAADPVRIHDRAVSTPHQLDRVDSVITGCALAIAETGTIVLDGSPDQGRRRITLVPDHHVCVVRVPGQVVASVPQALERLAPLRPLTWISGPSATSDIELDRVEGVHGPRTLEVVLMSGA; encoded by the coding sequence GTGAGCGGCAGGGACCGGGTTCTGGGGCGGGTGCGGCGGGCGCTCGCCGACGTGCCGGCCGACGACCTCGCGTACGAGACGGCGGTGGACCGCGGATACGCGCGCGAGCACGGCGGGCGGACCGTCGAGGAGACCGTGGACCTGCTCGCGGAGAACCTCGCCGACTACCGCGCGATCGTGCACCGCTGCACGGAGGACGAGGTGTCGGACCTGCTGATGCGCCTGTACGCGGAGCGCGGTTCCGAGACCGTGCTCGTGCCGCCGGAGCTGCCCCCGCACTGGCTGGCGGCCGCCGACCCCGTGCGGATCCACGACCGCGCGGTGAGCACCCCGCACCAGCTGGACCGGGTCGACAGCGTCATCACGGGGTGCGCCCTCGCGATCGCGGAGACCGGCACGATCGTGCTCGACGGCTCCCCGGACCAGGGGCGGCGCCGCATCACCCTGGTGCCGGACCATCACGTCTGTGTCGTCCGGGTGCCCGGCCAGGTCGTCGCCTCGGTCCCGCAGGCCCTCGAACGGCTGGCTCCGCTGCGGCCGCTGACCTGGATCTCGGGGCCCTCCGCGACCAGCGACATCGAGCTGGACCGGGTCGAGGGAGTGCACGGCCCGCGCACCCTTGAGGTGGTGTTGATGAGCGGTGCGTGA
- a CDS encoding LysR family transcriptional regulator, whose protein sequence is MAVAEESHFGRAAARLGTAQPPLSQRIQRLERELGVRLFERNSRQVTITKGGVLLLDEARELLARAEALMATSRRIRDGDAGLLRAALPPDIAGETVAEILADFRRRHADVELELHELSTSEQLARFASHDLDVGLIHHPCDVTGLGLGPVLRRELGVLLRRDAPAAALGEVPLSALADHDLILFPRANAPALHDDLLTTCARNGYTPAAIRHGQGPSFIRGLIRSAGSVAFRPREPRPADGAVDDPEIVWRPLAGAPLALRSSVAWPRGRSDAAVTAFAEATTDAMWKTAAVTTDLPSRPVHLRPAAEYYL, encoded by the coding sequence GTGGCTGTTGCAGAAGAGTCACATTTCGGCCGTGCCGCCGCTCGTCTCGGCACGGCCCAGCCGCCGCTGTCGCAGCGCATCCAGCGGCTCGAGCGCGAGCTCGGCGTCCGGCTCTTCGAGCGCAACAGCCGTCAGGTGACGATCACCAAGGGCGGCGTGCTCCTCCTCGACGAGGCCCGCGAACTGCTGGCCCGCGCCGAGGCCCTGATGGCCACCAGCAGGCGCATCCGGGACGGCGACGCGGGACTGCTGCGGGCCGCGCTGCCGCCCGACATCGCGGGCGAGACCGTCGCCGAGATCCTGGCCGACTTCCGGCGGCGGCACGCGGACGTCGAACTGGAACTGCACGAACTGTCCACCTCGGAGCAGCTCGCCCGGTTCGCCTCGCACGACCTGGACGTCGGTCTCATCCACCACCCCTGTGACGTCACGGGCCTGGGCCTCGGCCCCGTCCTCCGGCGTGAACTGGGCGTACTGCTGCGGCGCGACGCCCCCGCGGCCGCCCTCGGCGAGGTACCGCTGAGCGCCCTCGCCGACCACGACCTGATCCTCTTCCCGCGCGCCAACGCCCCCGCGCTCCACGACGACCTGCTCACCACGTGCGCCCGCAACGGCTACACGCCCGCCGCCATCCGGCACGGCCAGGGCCCCAGCTTCATCCGCGGCCTCATCCGCTCCGCGGGCTCCGTCGCCTTCCGGCCACGCGAACCCCGCCCCGCCGACGGCGCCGTCGACGACCCCGAGATCGTGTGGCGCCCGCTGGCCGGGGCGCCCCTGGCCCTGCGCAGCTCGGTGGCGTGGCCGCGGGGACGCAGCGACGCCGCCGTGACCGCCTTCGCCGAGGCCACCACGGACGCCATGTGGAAAACTGCCGCGGTGACCACCGACCTGCCCTCGCGCCCCGTCCATCTGCGCCCGGCAGCGGAGTACTACTTGTGA
- a CDS encoding ABC transporter permease: protein MKTLGDAWSWLTDSAHWAGDDGVWHRLTQHLVLTIVCLLLSCLIALPVALVLGHLGKGGALAVNISNVGRAVPTFAVLVLLLLTPLGTWGEGPTVVALVLFAVPPLLTNAYVGMRGVDRSVVQAARGMGMTGRQMLWRVELPLALPLVLSGIRIAAVQLVATATIAALAGGGGLGRIITAGFNLASTPQVVAGAVLVAVFALLVEGVFEVAERFAPGWARGRGRAG, encoded by the coding sequence ATGAAGACACTCGGCGACGCCTGGTCGTGGCTCACCGACTCGGCGCACTGGGCGGGCGACGACGGCGTCTGGCACCGGCTCACCCAGCACCTCGTCCTCACCATCGTCTGCCTGCTGCTCAGCTGCCTCATCGCCCTGCCCGTCGCCCTCGTCCTCGGCCACCTCGGCAAGGGCGGCGCGCTCGCCGTGAACATCTCCAACGTCGGCCGCGCGGTGCCGACCTTCGCGGTCCTCGTTCTGCTGCTCCTCACCCCCCTCGGCACGTGGGGCGAGGGGCCGACCGTCGTCGCGCTCGTCCTGTTCGCCGTACCGCCGCTGCTCACCAACGCGTACGTCGGCATGCGCGGCGTCGACCGCAGCGTCGTGCAGGCGGCGCGCGGCATGGGAATGACCGGACGCCAGATGCTGTGGCGCGTCGAACTGCCGCTCGCCCTGCCGCTGGTGCTCAGCGGCATCCGCATCGCCGCGGTGCAGCTCGTCGCCACCGCCACCATCGCCGCGCTCGCGGGCGGCGGCGGGCTCGGCCGGATCATCACGGCGGGCTTCAACCTGGCCAGCACCCCGCAGGTCGTGGCGGGCGCCGTGCTCGTCGCCGTGTTCGCGCTGCTCGTCGAGGGAGTCTTCGAGGTGGCCGAACGGTTCGCGCCCGGGTGGGCGCGGGGCCGGGGGAGGGCCGGATGA
- a CDS encoding LutB/LldF family L-lactate oxidation iron-sulfur protein, with protein MSGGTFVGMPAFPAAAREAVGDTTLRANLRHATHTIRNKRARAVAELSDWDLLREAGKQIKDHTLRHLDRYLVQLEESVERAGGTVHWACDAEEANRIVADLVRATGETEVVKVKSMATQEIGLNEALEAEGIRAYETDLAELIVQLGRDRPSHILVPAIHRNRGEIRDIFRKEMADWGRPAPDGLTDTPTELAEAARLHLREKFLRAKVGISGANFMVAETGTLVVVESEGNGRMCLTLPETLISVVGIEKVVPGWRDLEVFLQTLPRSSTAERMNPYTSMWTGTTDQDGPNAFHLVLLDNGRTDTLADEVGRQALRCIRCSACLNVCPVYERAGGHAYGSVYPGPIGAILSPQLRGTGSDIDASLPYASSLCGACYEVCPVAIDIPEVLVHLRERVVQGGEATRGGNRVMLKPAKGHAAERAAMRAAGLAFARPGALRAGQRLASRTRRLHPRTLPGPGRAWSASRDLPEVPVEPFRDWWQRTRGDGSGGTTEGNAQ; from the coding sequence ATGAGCGGCGGCACGTTCGTCGGCATGCCCGCGTTCCCGGCGGCCGCGCGGGAGGCGGTCGGCGACACCACGCTGCGGGCCAACCTGCGTCACGCCACCCACACGATCCGCAACAAGCGGGCCCGCGCCGTCGCCGAGCTGTCCGACTGGGACCTGCTGCGCGAGGCGGGAAAGCAGATCAAGGACCACACTCTGCGCCATCTCGACCGCTACCTCGTGCAGTTGGAGGAGTCCGTCGAGCGTGCGGGCGGCACCGTGCACTGGGCCTGCGACGCCGAGGAGGCGAACCGCATCGTCGCGGACCTGGTCAGGGCCACCGGCGAGACGGAGGTCGTCAAGGTCAAGTCGATGGCCACACAGGAGATCGGCCTCAATGAAGCCCTGGAGGCGGAGGGTATCCGCGCCTACGAGACCGACCTCGCCGAACTCATCGTGCAGCTCGGCCGCGACCGCCCCTCGCACATCCTGGTGCCCGCCATCCACCGCAACCGCGGCGAGATCCGTGACATCTTCCGGAAGGAGATGGCCGACTGGGGCCGCCCGGCGCCCGACGGTCTCACCGACACCCCGACCGAGCTGGCCGAGGCGGCGCGGCTGCACCTGCGGGAGAAGTTCCTGCGGGCCAAGGTGGGGATCTCCGGGGCGAACTTCATGGTCGCCGAGACCGGCACGCTGGTGGTCGTGGAGTCGGAGGGCAACGGCCGGATGTGCCTCACGCTCCCCGAGACGCTGATCTCCGTCGTCGGCATCGAGAAGGTCGTCCCCGGCTGGCGCGACCTGGAGGTGTTCCTGCAGACGCTCCCCCGCTCCTCGACGGCCGAACGCATGAACCCGTACACGTCGATGTGGACCGGTACGACGGACCAGGACGGGCCGAACGCCTTCCACCTCGTGCTGCTCGACAACGGCCGCACCGACACCCTCGCCGACGAGGTGGGCCGCCAGGCGCTGCGCTGCATCCGCTGCTCGGCGTGTCTCAACGTCTGCCCGGTGTACGAGCGGGCGGGCGGGCACGCGTACGGCTCCGTGTACCCGGGCCCGATCGGCGCGATCCTCAGCCCCCAGCTCCGTGGGACCGGGAGCGACATCGACGCCTCGCTGCCGTACGCGTCCTCGCTCTGCGGGGCCTGCTACGAGGTGTGCCCGGTGGCCATCGACATCCCCGAGGTCCTCGTACACCTGCGGGAGCGGGTCGTGCAGGGCGGCGAGGCGACGCGTGGCGGCAACAGGGTGATGCTGAAGCCCGCGAAGGGGCATGCGGCGGAGCGGGCGGCGATGCGGGCGGCGGGTCTTGCGTTCGCCCGGCCGGGTGCGCTCCGCGCGGGTCAGCGTCTGGCGTCGCGGACCCGGCGGCTCCATCCGCGCACGCTGCCCGGTCCCGGCAGGGCGTGGAGCGCGTCCCGGGATCTGCCGGAAGTCCCGGTGGAGCCGTTCCGGGACTGGTGGCAGCGCACGCGGGGCGACGGCAGCGGCGGCACGACGGAAGGGAACGCCCAGTGA
- a CDS encoding ABC transporter substrate-binding protein, with translation MKRRTGVAGAAVLLLASGCATGPSLETKGEVTAPPGDSKSLVVGSAGFTESDLLAQMYTLLLDKAGYRTRILSVANRELYEPALESGQIDVVPEYAATFADWLNAKKNGADARPVGSPDLDATMKALRRLAAPRGLTVLDPGKAVDQNAFAVAASYAEQHKLKTLSDLGRSGLKVRLAAGDECVQRPYCAPGLKKVYGIDLTGVDPKGVGTTQAKKAVQGGQDQMVLTTSTDATLDDFGLVLLKDDKKLQNADYLVPVVNRSRAGSKGVAAALGRLNPVLTTADLASMNEQVDSWRRLPQDVARTYLEKKGLL, from the coding sequence ATGAAGCGGCGTACAGGAGTCGCGGGCGCCGCCGTGCTCCTCCTCGCGAGCGGCTGCGCGACCGGGCCCTCACTGGAGACCAAGGGCGAGGTCACCGCGCCCCCGGGCGACAGCAAGAGCCTCGTCGTCGGCTCCGCGGGCTTCACCGAGTCCGACCTGCTCGCCCAGATGTACACGCTGCTCCTGGACAAGGCGGGCTACCGCACGCGCATCTTGTCCGTCGCCAACCGCGAGCTGTACGAACCCGCCCTGGAGTCCGGCCAGATCGACGTCGTCCCCGAGTACGCGGCGACCTTCGCCGACTGGCTCAACGCCAAGAAGAACGGCGCCGACGCGCGGCCCGTCGGCTCGCCCGACCTCGACGCGACCATGAAGGCCCTGCGCCGCCTCGCCGCCCCGCGCGGCCTCACCGTCCTCGACCCGGGCAAGGCCGTCGACCAGAACGCCTTCGCCGTCGCCGCGTCGTACGCCGAGCAGCACAAGCTGAAGACCCTCAGCGACCTCGGCAGGTCGGGCCTGAAGGTACGGCTAGCCGCGGGCGACGAATGCGTCCAGCGCCCCTACTGCGCCCCGGGCCTGAAGAAGGTGTACGGCATCGACCTCACCGGCGTCGACCCCAAGGGCGTCGGCACGACGCAGGCCAAGAAGGCCGTCCAGGGCGGCCAGGACCAGATGGTGCTCACGACGTCCACGGACGCCACCCTCGACGACTTCGGCCTGGTGCTCCTCAAGGACGACAAGAAGCTGCAGAACGCCGACTACCTCGTGCCCGTCGTCAACCGCTCACGGGCGGGCAGCAAGGGTGTCGCAGCTGCGCTCGGCCGCCTCAATCCCGTCCTGACGACGGCGGACCTGGCGTCGATGAACGAACAAGTCGACAGCTGGCGCCGCCTGCCGCAGGACGTCGCGCGAACATACCTGGAGAAGAAGGGCCTGCTGTAG